A stretch of Fundicoccus culcitae DNA encodes these proteins:
- a CDS encoding cyclase family protein, with product MSEVQRLLEQLKGYRWVNLTHEVDATIPIYHTFNPLQEKIISTIADSGADSREYTIGTSHGTHIDAPKHFAEGKRGMEEIGLKERVLPLYVIHLEDKVKETPGYAVTVEDIQAFEAEHGVLPEGCFVAFSSGWYKRFYDSDVFKNTDENDVEHTPGWSIPALEYLSRTRHVTAIGHETLNTDSGVEAAEAGFLEAELYWLAEDKYQVELMANLDQLPAVGSVIFVTMPHIKDAPGFPVEVFAIVPEADVN from the coding sequence ATGTCAGAAGTTCAAAGGTTGTTGGAGCAGTTAAAGGGGTACCGTTGGGTGAATTTGACGCATGAAGTGGATGCGACGATTCCGATTTATCATACTTTTAATCCTTTGCAGGAAAAGATTATTTCGACGATTGCTGATTCGGGTGCGGATTCGCGTGAGTATACGATTGGAACCTCGCACGGAACGCATATTGATGCGCCTAAACATTTTGCCGAAGGTAAACGTGGGATGGAAGAAATTGGCTTGAAAGAACGGGTGTTGCCTTTATATGTCATTCATTTGGAGGACAAGGTCAAAGAAACGCCAGGCTATGCGGTAACGGTCGAGGATATTCAAGCATTTGAAGCTGAGCATGGGGTGTTGCCGGAAGGTTGCTTTGTTGCTTTTTCAAGTGGTTGGTATAAACGATTCTACGATAGCGATGTGTTTAAAAATACCGATGAAAATGATGTCGAGCACACACCTGGTTGGTCAATTCCAGCCTTGGAATATTTGAGTCGGACGCGCCATGTGACGGCCATTGGCCATGAAACGCTGAATACCGATAGCGGAGTTGAAGCGGCTGAAGCGGGCTTTCTTGAAGCTGAGCTTTATTGGTTAGCCGAAGATAAATATCAAGTGGAATTGATGGCGAATTTAGATCAACTGCCTGCGGTTGGTAGTGTGATTTTTGTGACCATGCCACACATTAAAGATGCACCAGGCTTCCCAGTCGAAGTTTTTGCCATAGTGCCCGAAGCCGATGTTAATTAG
- a CDS encoding MerR family transcriptional regulator, with product MNISQVSKKYQLSADTLRYYEKIGIIPTVTRDSNGNRMYSEQDLNWVYFAKIMRKAGVSVNALVEYIALFQTGREQSMAQRQAILLEEKRKLEEQIDNLNEALSFLNTKIDDNAEHLAKFEERLDEKNHKTV from the coding sequence ATGAATATTTCACAAGTAAGCAAAAAGTATCAATTATCTGCCGATACTCTCAGGTATTATGAAAAAATAGGGATTATTCCAACTGTCACGCGCGATAGTAATGGCAATCGTATGTATTCAGAACAAGATCTTAACTGGGTTTATTTTGCTAAAATTATGCGCAAAGCAGGGGTGAGTGTGAATGCACTGGTCGAATATATTGCACTATTCCAAACAGGTCGCGAACAAAGCATGGCACAAAGACAAGCCATTCTACTGGAAGAAAAAAGAAAATTAGAAGAACAAATCGATAACCTTAACGAGGCACTCAGCTTTCTCAATACCAAAATTGACGATAATGCAGAACATTTAGCCAAATTTGAAGAACGACTCGATGAAAAAAATCATAAAACGGTATAA
- a CDS encoding DegV family protein: protein MSKIAFVTDSGTGLSVAENAANGFFSVSLQIAFGDKSYREFEEVSYPEVYKQLHNQQVVKTSLPNLGDIEDLFKRIKDEGYTEIFAVPICPGLSGTASAMHTTAQNMDIPFTFFDTGTTALIQRYMLKLAKALSEKGLAVKEILERLEQALEGSNTILIPDDLMHLSRGGRLSKTNAIVGNLIKMKPILQINKATGGKNEVVKTVRTFNKSLQYVIEEQMSALKQTEFDWHVVVAHVDALDLGQKVLDKIQQSFPKASTELIDLVPTVSAHTGLGCIGFQFFRKQELNA, encoded by the coding sequence ATGAGTAAAATTGCATTTGTAACGGATAGTGGGACGGGTCTTTCGGTCGCTGAAAATGCAGCTAATGGTTTCTTTAGCGTGTCTTTGCAAATTGCGTTTGGCGATAAAAGCTATCGGGAATTTGAGGAAGTGAGCTACCCTGAGGTTTACAAACAATTACATAATCAACAAGTGGTTAAAACGTCTTTGCCGAATTTGGGCGACATTGAAGACTTATTTAAACGAATTAAAGATGAAGGCTATACTGAAATTTTCGCTGTACCCATTTGTCCGGGCTTAAGCGGAACGGCTAGCGCGATGCATACGACCGCTCAAAATATGGATATCCCTTTTACTTTTTTTGATACGGGGACAACCGCTTTAATTCAACGTTATATGTTGAAATTGGCGAAAGCTTTGTCGGAAAAAGGTTTGGCGGTCAAGGAAATTCTCGAACGTTTGGAACAAGCGTTAGAAGGGTCGAATACCATTTTGATACCTGACGACTTGATGCATCTATCGCGTGGCGGTCGCTTGTCTAAAACGAATGCAATCGTTGGTAACTTAATTAAAATGAAACCTATTTTGCAAATAAATAAAGCTACAGGCGGAAAAAATGAAGTCGTTAAGACCGTGCGTACGTTTAATAAATCTTTGCAATATGTGATTGAAGAACAAATGTCCGCTTTAAAACAAACCGAGTTTGATTGGCATGTAGTTGTTGCCCATGTGGATGCTTTAGACCTTGGTCAGAAGGTCCTCGATAAAATCCAACAAAGCTTTCCTAAAGCCAGTACAGAACTTATCGATTTAGTCCCAACGGTAAGTGCCCATACCGGTTTAGGTTGCATCGGTTTCCAATTTTTCCGTAAGCAAGAGCTAAATGCGTAA
- a CDS encoding D-glycero-alpha-D-manno-heptose-1,7-bisphosphate 7-phosphatase, with product MNKAIFWDLLGTLGGASRSLLTEDFQLFKQAIPALRAATQKGYLNIIVSNQSQIAHGLMSLEDFNAAFFKLLNFLHAQGVMITGVYVCPHRTEDNCICKKPQPYFIEQAINTYQLKRQFSYVIGDSWANDMVLAKNTGLNSILVLTGEGVNSLMVARENWQDAQPTHIAKDCLDALAYV from the coding sequence TTGAATAAAGCAATCTTTTGGGATTTGTTAGGAACGCTGGGTGGGGCGAGTCGAAGTTTATTGACGGAGGACTTTCAATTGTTTAAACAAGCGATACCGGCGTTGAGAGCGGCGACGCAAAAAGGTTATCTGAATATAATCGTAAGTAATCAAAGCCAAATTGCTCATGGTTTGATGTCCCTCGAGGATTTTAACGCCGCTTTTTTTAAATTACTAAACTTTTTGCATGCACAAGGTGTGATGATAACTGGCGTTTATGTGTGCCCGCATCGAACCGAGGATAATTGTATTTGTAAAAAACCGCAGCCTTATTTTATCGAGCAAGCCATTAATACGTATCAACTGAAGCGGCAATTTTCCTATGTCATCGGTGATTCTTGGGCGAACGATATGGTGTTAGCTAAAAATACAGGCTTAAATAGCATTCTCGTTTTAACGGGTGAAGGTGTGAACAGTCTGATGGTGGCACGCGAAAACTGGCAAGATGCGCAACCGACGCATATCGCCAAAGACTGCTTGGATGCGTTGGCTTATGTATAA
- a CDS encoding CadD family cadmium resistance transporter — translation MGQTLLTAIGVFISTSIDYLFILIILFAQAKQPDTKRHVYLGQFIGTGILVAVSLLAAYVVNFVPEDWMIGFLGLIPIYLGIRVLLVDEDADEDEILEKVDQGGANRMYWTVALLTIAAGGDNLGIYIPYFAGLSWTDILIVIGVFIIGIVLLCELSDRLSSIPMINATIEKYERIIVPLVFIPLGIYIMVENGTLQYLWSLIVG, via the coding sequence ATGGGACAAACACTATTAACGGCGATAGGTGTGTTCATATCGACGTCTATCGATTATTTATTTATTTTAATTATTTTATTTGCACAGGCGAAACAACCAGATACGAAGAGACATGTCTACCTTGGGCAATTTATTGGAACGGGAATTTTAGTGGCGGTAAGTCTATTAGCTGCCTATGTTGTCAATTTTGTGCCGGAAGACTGGATGATAGGCTTTCTTGGTTTGATTCCGATTTATTTAGGAATCAGAGTCTTATTAGTCGATGAAGATGCGGATGAGGATGAAATTTTGGAAAAAGTCGATCAGGGCGGGGCCAATCGCATGTATTGGACCGTTGCGCTATTAACGATAGCTGCGGGTGGCGACAATTTGGGGATTTACATTCCTTATTTTGCAGGATTATCTTGGACTGACATCCTCATTGTTATTGGGGTATTTATTATAGGGATTGTGCTTTTGTGTGAGTTGAGCGATCGCTTGTCATCGATACCAATGATTAACGCAACCATCGAAAAATATGAACGCATCATTGTACCGCTTGTATTTATTCCGCTGGGAATTTATATTATGGTTGAAAATGGCACCTTGCAATATTTGTGGAGTTTGATTGTAGGTTAA